CTTTGGTGGCGGCACCCTAGACCTTTCGCTAGTGCGTTTAGATTTAGGAAAACAACCCAATAGCAAACCGTTGGGCTTTATTTTGCAGTGGGGGCAGAAATCCCTGGCTGACAGTACTAGCCAACGACCCAAAACCGCGCGTGTTCTAGCCAAAGCAGGCCAAAATTTGGGTGGAGCTGATATTGATCACTGGTTGGTCGATTACTTTGCAGTCACTCAGGGACTCGCAACGACCCCTCTCACCACCCGCTTAGCAGAGCGACTAAAAATCCAGCTATCGCTCCAAACTCAAGCCAACGAAGTTTACTTTAACGATGAAACCTTTGAGAGCTATGAATTAGCCCTCGATCGCGATCGCTTTGAATCAATCTTGCAGGAACATCAGTTTTTCGATCGCCTGGACGACAGCATGACTCAAGTGCTGCGCCAAGCCAGACAACAGGGCATCGAAATTGAGGACATTAGTGGCGTGTTGCTGGTGGGAGGAACAGCGCAAATTCCCGCCGTGCAAACCTGGGTGCAACAGTATTTTGATGCGGCTAAAATTCGTTCTTCTAAACCCTTTGAGGCGATCGCTCAAGGAGCCCTGCAACTGAATCAAGGGGTAGAACTCAAAGATTTCCTCTATCACAGCTATGGCGTTCGCTACTGGGATCGCCGCCAAAACTGCCACAACTGGCACCCGATCGTGAAATCGGGCCAACCTTACCCAATGACAGACCCGATAGAACTGGTATTGGGCGCTTCCGCAGAGGGGCAACCCAGCATTGAACTAATTTTGGGCGAAATGGGATCTGAGTCAGGTGGTACAGAAGTGTAC
This region of Trichocoleus desertorum NBK24 genomic DNA includes:
- a CDS encoding Hsp70 family protein; its protein translation is MDIAIDFGTSNTVVARWNRATQQPETLALPGLSVQLGQNPPLIPSLLYVENAAENRMVLGQAVRDRGLDLSSDPRFFRNFKRGIGSPIPGFVPELDGQLVTFDQAGTWFLAHIIEELKTSYPEVKESLVFTVPVDSFEVYRNWLGQVCQSLQIEQVRMLDEPTAAALGYGLADQEILLVVDFGGGTLDLSLVRLDLGKQPNSKPLGFILQWGQKSLADSTSQRPKTARVLAKAGQNLGGADIDHWLVDYFAVTQGLATTPLTTRLAERLKIQLSLQTQANEVYFNDETFESYELALDRDRFESILQEHQFFDRLDDSMTQVLRQARQQGIEIEDISGVLLVGGTAQIPAVQTWVQQYFDAAKIRSSKPFEAIAQGALQLNQGVELKDFLYHSYGVRYWDRRQNCHNWHPIVKSGQPYPMTDPIELVLGASAEGQPSIELILGEMGSESGGTEVYFDGDRLVTRSLAGGQTQVQPLNDREGARTIAQLTPPGYPGSDRIKVLFQVDAQRFLRITVEDLLMNQTLLDDQVVVQLS